A region of Anolis sagrei isolate rAnoSag1 chromosome 2, rAnoSag1.mat, whole genome shotgun sequence DNA encodes the following proteins:
- the CASKIN2 gene encoding caskin-2 isoform X3 — translation MMGREQELIQAVKNGDISGVQKLVAKVKASKSKLLGSTKRLNVNYQDVDGFSALHHAALVGSLDLISLLLEAQATVDIKDVNGMRPLHYAAWQGKVEPVRLLLRAAASVNMASLDGQIPLHLSAQYGHYEVSEMLLQHQSNPCLINKAKKTPLDLACEFGRLKVAQLLLNSHMCVALLEGQSKDTSDPNYTTPLHLAAKNGHKEIIRQLLKAGIEINKQTKTGTALHEAALYGKTEVVRLLLQGGIDVNIRNTYNQTALDIVNQFTTSHASKDIKQLLRGILKVRALKDFWNLHDPTALNIRAGDVITVLEQHADGRWKGHIHDSQKGTDRVGYFPPSIVEVISKRTGLTLPRMVPSLQYQSLAKGQQVATANPPGGLQPHSDASPPVSPQVPLGFPTACGHLTLSRTAPAPEIPAGDRNSVGSEGSIGSIRSAGSGQSTEGTNGQVTGLLIENVKPLSPTGEDLQQRLLSSNSHNGQTNPMIGTLTHISNCNTSDMVFSHQYLRPEQLLEGKDAEAIYNWLCEFQLEGYTSNFLSAGYDVPTISRMTPEDLTAIGVTKPGHRKKISTEIGQLSIAEWLPNYIPDDLMEWLSAIGLPQYHKKLVSNGYDSINIVTDLTWEDLQEIGINKLGHQKKIMLAVKKLTDLRKSVSQADTSTLRRKIPGALDIVTIESVENGECHSPNTPKMTTFQDSELSYELQTAMSNSCQETLTIKSAQGMSRSQESIGVRSRGSGHSQENMLSQSITSSRSQESLGSGGSSSGSSGGHSSSTQVHLGENCGVPHGHPGPDSYGKSISQLSGSDGVNSYANGGGGSPLRERNLPEGMDQYQRPNAAPSEPTSPGPIPSPCTSPHTASKGTAPYVFMYPHVSLKSQPPPSPSVPEQGKSTHFSAQRSLLQSTAQKAFSYLHSHCGPTEPPLPRLSPKPGIDQQNSEGSKHKKRSHSLNRYALSDGENEEEEPPSNTVGSYATLTRRPGRSQVPRAQQVPTDGKVLRSQSFAIRARKKGPPPPPPKRLSSVSSAQAVDAECEQALNSSSSQDGGENSHERSCPVRNIAVGLDGPGADRSPTKPLQSSKLCLEVTNGAAQGELNTTESTSDRSQVFESSIPRRRTFSEPAVTMTEALRQSQEDVRSDTEEEGQSKEDKSPCSSQNSSSECIPFAEEGNLTIKQRPKPVGQLKTDSPAPDSISTPPQPSGEEQQGTITKESSLLEFNLTESDTVKRRPRCKEREPLQNVLKAFGMAAPNPAPPTSAPQYAQAQTVSISGPSLRGAESPQSPSGDTLSDENVEFQIAEIEKSILSLERGIKKPPISLKPASPAPLQMERPGGMVQLRTPATVNDASAKHVASTKLVFSGPKTIYQQVLQNSRTTVAPWAATEMASEVTGTYSMKLGLSNKPNMSFGVPLSMKSLSGSPDMIQAQQRLEQTNSSLASTLEAAEKKISAEKADSSHYGTAHTAKNILEDISNMFDDLAEQLDAMLD, via the exons aACTCTTGGGATCGACTAAACGACTGAATGTCAACTACCAAGATGTGGATGG GTTTTCAGCACTACACCATGCAGCCTTGGTTGGGAGCCTGGATCTTATCTCCCTGCTACTGGAGGCACAAGCCACTGTGGATATTAAGGATGTCAATG GAATGCGGCCATTACACTATGCTGCCTGGCAAGGGAAGGTGGAACCAGTTCGCCTGCTGCTACGGGCTGCTGCTTCAGTCAACATGGCATCACTGGATGGACAGATCCCACTGCACCTTTCTGCACAGTATGGCCACTATGAAGTG TCGGAGATGCTCCTTCAGCACCAGTCCAACCCATGCCTTATCAACAAGGCAAAGAAAACCCCTCTGGACCTGGCTTGTGAGTTTGGGAGGCTGAAG GTGGCCCAGCTGCTCCTGAACAGCCACATGTGTGTGGCTCTGCTTGAGGGACAATCTAAGGACACAAGCGACCCTAACTACACCACTCCTCTACACTTGGCAGCCAAGAATGGACACAAGGAGATCATCAG GCAACTTCTGAAAGCTGGTATTGagatcaacaaacaaacaaagacaggTACTGCTTTGCATGAGGCAGCCCTGTATGGGAAGACCGAAGTGGTGCGCCTGCTGCTACAA GGGGGCATCGATGTCAACATCCGCAATACCTACAACCAGACCGCTCTGGACATTGTGAACCAGTTCACCACTTCACATGCGAGCAAGGACATCAAACAGCTGCTACGAG GAATCCTGAAAGTCCGAGCTTTGAAGGATTTCTGGAACCTCCATGATCCAACTGCTCTCAACATCCGTGCCGGGGATGTCATTACG GTGCTGGAACAGCATGCAGATGGACGATGGAAAGGCCATATCCATGACTCTCAGAAGGGCACTGACCGAGTTGGCTACTTCCCTCCATCCATTGTAGAAGTCATCAGCAAGCGGACAG GCCTGACTCTTCCCCGCATGGTGCCCTCCCTCCAGTACCAGAGCCTTGCCAAGGGGCAGCAGGTTGCCACTGCCAACCCTCCTGGTGGGCTGCAGCCTCATTCAGATGCCTCTCCACCTGTTTCGCCGCAGGTGCCGCTCGGCTTCCCCACAGCTTGTGGCCACCTCACCCTGAGCAGGACAGCCCCAGCACCTGAGATCCCAG CTGGAGACAGGAACAGTGTGGGCAGTGAGGGCAGTATTGGCAGCATCCGGAGTGCTGGCAGTGGCCAGAGCACTGAGGGCACCAACGGGCAAGTCACCGGATTACTCATTGAGAATGTGAAG CCACTTTCTCCCACTGGTGAGGATTTGCAGCAACGCCTCTTAAGTTCAAATTCTCACAATGGACAaacaaatcccatgatag GGACCCTGACACACATCTCCAACTGCAACACCAGTGACATGGTTTTCTCCCACCAATATCTACGCCCAGAGCAGCTGTTGGAGGGAAAG GATGCTGAAGCCATTTATAACTGGCTATGTGAATTCCAGTTAGAGGGCTACACATCCAACTTCCTGAGTGCAGGCTATGATGTGCCAACAATCAGCCGCATGACTCCTGAG GATCTCACAGCTATCGGTGTGACTAAGCCAGGCCACCGGAAGAAGATTTCCACTGAGATTGGCCAGCTCAGCATTGCAGAATGGCTCCCAAATTACATCCCT GATGACCTGATGGAGTGGCTGAGTGCCATTGGCCTCCCTCAATACCATAAGAAGCTGGTGAGCAATGGTTATGACTCCATCAACATTGTGACAGATCTGACTTGGGAAGACTTGCAAGAGATCGGCATCAACAAACTTG GTCACCAAAAGAAGATTATGCTGGCTGTCAAGAAACTAACAGATCTTCGGAAGAGTGTCAGCCAGGCTGACACCAGCACACTCCGGCGCAAGATCCCAGGCGCCTTGGATATTGTAACCATTGAGTCAGTTGAGAATGGGGAGTGCCACTCCCCTAACACCCCCAAGATGACCACTTTCCAGGACAGTGAGTTGAGTTACGAGCTCCAGACAGCTATGTCCAACAGCTGCCAGGAGACTTTGACCATTAAGAGCGCTCAAGGCATGTCACGAAGCCAAGAGAGTATCGGCGTGCGATCCCGGGGATCTGGGCACTCTCAGGAGAACATGTTGTCGCAAAGCATCACCTCAAGCCGTTCTCAGGAAAGCTTGGGCAGTGGTGGAAGCAGCAGTGGAAGCAGCGGAGGGCACTCCTCCTCCACACAGGTCCACCTGGGAGAAAACTGTGGTGTTCCTCATGGCCATCCTGGACCAGATAGCTATGGGAAAAGTATTTCTCAGCTCAGTGGCTCAGACGGAGTCAACAGCTATGCCAACGGTGGCGGAGGAAGTCCTTTGAGGGAAAGAAATCTGCCAGAGGGAATGGACCAGTACCAGAGGCCCAATGCAGCCCCATCAGAGCCAACCAGCCCAGGACCAATCCCCTCCCCCTGCACGTCACCTCATACAGCCAGCAAAGGGACAGCCCCCTATGTCTTCATGTACCCCCATGTCTCCTTGAAGTCCCAGCCACCTCCTTCACCTTCTGTGCCAGAGCAAGGCAAGTCTACCCACTTCTCTGCCCAGAGGAGCCTCCTGCAGTCCACAGCCCAGAAAGCTTTTTCTTATCTCCATTCCCACTGTGGCCCCACTGAGCCACCACTGCCTCGTTTGTCCCCAAAGCCAGGGATAGACCAGCAAAACAGCGAGGGTTCAAAGCACAAGAAGCGCTCCCATAGCTTGAACCGTTATGCATTGTCAGATGGGGAGAATGAAGAGGAGGAGCCACCCAGTAACACAGTAGGCTCTTATGCCACCCTGACCAGGCGGCCTGGGCGTAGCCAGGTGCCACGAGCACAGCAGGTGCCAACAGATGGGAAGGTCTTGCGTAGTCAATCCTTTGCTATCCGTGCCAGGAAGAAAGgccctcccccaccccctcccaagcGCCTCAGCTCAGTCTCTAGTGCCCAGGCTGTTGATGCAGAGTGCGAACAGGCTCTCAATTCCTCGTCATCTCAAGATGGAGGTGAAAATTCTCATGAGAGGAGTTGTCCTGTGAGAAACATAGCAGTAGGGCTGGATGgccctggagctgacagaagtcCCACCAAGCCTCTTCAGTCTTCAAAACTTTGTCTGGAGGTAACCAATGGAGCAGCTCAAGGGGAGCTCAACACCACTGAATCCACAAGTGACAGAAGTCAAGTCTTTGAAAGCAGCATTCCCAGGAGACGAACATTCAGCGAACCTGCTGTCACCATGACAGAGGCTCTGCGGCAGAGCCAGGAGGATGTCCGATCAGACACAGAGGAGGAAGGTCAGAGCAAAGAAGACAAGTCCCCTTGCTCTTCCCAGAACAGCTCCAGTGAGTGCATTCCCTTTGCTGAGGAAGGCAACTTGACCATCAAGCAGCGACCAAAGCCTGTTGGGCAGCTCAAGACAGATAGCCCTGCACCAGActccatttctaccccacctcagCCCAGTGGGGAAGAGCAACAAGGGACCATCACCAAGGAAAGCTCTTTGTTGGAGTTCAATCTCACAGAATCTGATACTGTCAAGAGGCGGCCCAGGTGcaaagagagagagcccctccagaacGTGCTGAAGGCATTTGGGATGGCTGCTCCAAATCCAGCCCCTCCAACCTCAGCACCACAGTATGCCCAGGCCCAGACAGTCAGCATCAGTGGACCCTCCCTGCGTGGGGCAGAGTCACCACAGTCACCCTCTGGAGACACTTTAAGTGATGAGAATGTGGAATTCCAGATTGCCGAGATAGAGAAAAGTATCCTATCTCTGGAGAGAGGGATCAAGAAGCCTCCCATCTCCCTGAAGCCAGCCAGCCCTGCCCCACTGCAAATGGAGAGGCCGGGAGGGATGGTCCAGCTGAGGACACCGGCCACAGTGAATG ATGCCTCTGCCAAACATGTTGCTTCAACCAAGCTGGTGTTTTCGGGACCAAAAACAATCTACCAACAAGTCCTGCAGAACTCTCGCACCACGGTTGCCCCCTGGGCAGCCACCGAGATGGCATCAGAAGTGACTGGCACCTATTCCATGAAACTTGGCCTCAGCAACAAGCCCAACATGAGTTTTGGCGTGCCCCTTTCCATGAAGTCTTTGAGTGGATCTCCAGACATGATTCAGGCTCAGCAAAGACTGGAGCAAACCAACTCATCATTGGCATCCACACTTGAAGCTGCGGAAAAGAAAATCTCTGCAGAGAAAGCAGATAG CAGCCACTATGGGACAGCACACACAGCCAAGAACATTCTTGAAGACATCAGCAACATGTTTGATGACTTAGCTGAGCAGCTGGATGCCATGTTGGACTAA
- the CASKIN2 gene encoding caskin-2 isoform X4, whose translation MMGREQELIQAVKNGDISGVQKLVAKVKASKSKLLGSTKRLNVNYQDVDGFSALHHAALVGSLDLISLLLEAQATVDIKDVNGMRPLHYAAWQGKVEPVRLLLRAAASVNMASLDGQIPLHLSAQYGHYEVSEMLLQHQSNPCLINKAKKTPLDLACEFGRLKVAQLLLNSHMCVALLEGQSKDTSDPNYTTPLHLAAKNGHKEIIRQLLKAGIEINKQTKTGTALHEAALYGKTEVVRLLLQGGIDVNIRNTYNQTALDIVNQFTTSHASKDIKQLLREASGILKVRALKDFWNLHDPTALNIRAGDVITVLEQHADGRWKGHIHDSQKGTDRVGYFPPSIVEVISKRTAGDRNSVGSEGSIGSIRSAGSGQSTEGTNGQVTGLLIENVKPLSPTGEDLQQRLLSSNSHNGQTNPMIGTLTHISNCNTSDMVFSHQYLRPEQLLEGKDAEAIYNWLCEFQLEGYTSNFLSAGYDVPTISRMTPEDLTAIGVTKPGHRKKISTEIGQLSIAEWLPNYIPDDLMEWLSAIGLPQYHKKLVSNGYDSINIVTDLTWEDLQEIGINKLGHQKKIMLAVKKLTDLRKSVSQADTSTLRRKIPGALDIVTIESVENGECHSPNTPKMTTFQDSELSYELQTAMSNSCQETLTIKSAQGMSRSQESIGVRSRGSGHSQENMLSQSITSSRSQESLGSGGSSSGSSGGHSSSTQVHLGENCGVPHGHPGPDSYGKSISQLSGSDGVNSYANGGGGSPLRERNLPEGMDQYQRPNAAPSEPTSPGPIPSPCTSPHTASKGTAPYVFMYPHVSLKSQPPPSPSVPEQGKSTHFSAQRSLLQSTAQKAFSYLHSHCGPTEPPLPRLSPKPGIDQQNSEGSKHKKRSHSLNRYALSDGENEEEEPPSNTVGSYATLTRRPGRSQVPRAQQVPTDGKVLRSQSFAIRARKKGPPPPPPKRLSSVSSAQAVDAECEQALNSSSSQDGGENSHERSCPVRNIAVGLDGPGADRSPTKPLQSSKLCLEVTNGAAQGELNTTESTSDRSQVFESSIPRRRTFSEPAVTMTEALRQSQEDVRSDTEEEGQSKEDKSPCSSQNSSSECIPFAEEGNLTIKQRPKPVGQLKTDSPAPDSISTPPQPSGEEQQGTITKESSLLEFNLTESDTVKRRPRCKEREPLQNVLKAFGMAAPNPAPPTSAPQYAQAQTVSISGPSLRGAESPQSPSGDTLSDENVEFQIAEIEKSILSLERGIKKPPISLKPASPAPLQMERPGGMVQLRTPATVNDASAKHVASTKLVFSGPKTIYQQVLQNSRTTVAPWAATEMASEVTGTYSMKLGLSNKPNMSFGVPLSMKSLSGSPDMIQAQQRLEQTNSSLASTLEAAEKKISAEKADSSHYGTAHTAKNILEDISNMFDDLAEQLDAMLD comes from the exons aACTCTTGGGATCGACTAAACGACTGAATGTCAACTACCAAGATGTGGATGG GTTTTCAGCACTACACCATGCAGCCTTGGTTGGGAGCCTGGATCTTATCTCCCTGCTACTGGAGGCACAAGCCACTGTGGATATTAAGGATGTCAATG GAATGCGGCCATTACACTATGCTGCCTGGCAAGGGAAGGTGGAACCAGTTCGCCTGCTGCTACGGGCTGCTGCTTCAGTCAACATGGCATCACTGGATGGACAGATCCCACTGCACCTTTCTGCACAGTATGGCCACTATGAAGTG TCGGAGATGCTCCTTCAGCACCAGTCCAACCCATGCCTTATCAACAAGGCAAAGAAAACCCCTCTGGACCTGGCTTGTGAGTTTGGGAGGCTGAAG GTGGCCCAGCTGCTCCTGAACAGCCACATGTGTGTGGCTCTGCTTGAGGGACAATCTAAGGACACAAGCGACCCTAACTACACCACTCCTCTACACTTGGCAGCCAAGAATGGACACAAGGAGATCATCAG GCAACTTCTGAAAGCTGGTATTGagatcaacaaacaaacaaagacaggTACTGCTTTGCATGAGGCAGCCCTGTATGGGAAGACCGAAGTGGTGCGCCTGCTGCTACAA GGGGGCATCGATGTCAACATCCGCAATACCTACAACCAGACCGCTCTGGACATTGTGAACCAGTTCACCACTTCACATGCGAGCAAGGACATCAAACAGCTGCTACGAG AGGCATCAGGAATCCTGAAAGTCCGAGCTTTGAAGGATTTCTGGAACCTCCATGATCCAACTGCTCTCAACATCCGTGCCGGGGATGTCATTACG GTGCTGGAACAGCATGCAGATGGACGATGGAAAGGCCATATCCATGACTCTCAGAAGGGCACTGACCGAGTTGGCTACTTCCCTCCATCCATTGTAGAAGTCATCAGCAAGCGGACAG CTGGAGACAGGAACAGTGTGGGCAGTGAGGGCAGTATTGGCAGCATCCGGAGTGCTGGCAGTGGCCAGAGCACTGAGGGCACCAACGGGCAAGTCACCGGATTACTCATTGAGAATGTGAAG CCACTTTCTCCCACTGGTGAGGATTTGCAGCAACGCCTCTTAAGTTCAAATTCTCACAATGGACAaacaaatcccatgatag GGACCCTGACACACATCTCCAACTGCAACACCAGTGACATGGTTTTCTCCCACCAATATCTACGCCCAGAGCAGCTGTTGGAGGGAAAG GATGCTGAAGCCATTTATAACTGGCTATGTGAATTCCAGTTAGAGGGCTACACATCCAACTTCCTGAGTGCAGGCTATGATGTGCCAACAATCAGCCGCATGACTCCTGAG GATCTCACAGCTATCGGTGTGACTAAGCCAGGCCACCGGAAGAAGATTTCCACTGAGATTGGCCAGCTCAGCATTGCAGAATGGCTCCCAAATTACATCCCT GATGACCTGATGGAGTGGCTGAGTGCCATTGGCCTCCCTCAATACCATAAGAAGCTGGTGAGCAATGGTTATGACTCCATCAACATTGTGACAGATCTGACTTGGGAAGACTTGCAAGAGATCGGCATCAACAAACTTG GTCACCAAAAGAAGATTATGCTGGCTGTCAAGAAACTAACAGATCTTCGGAAGAGTGTCAGCCAGGCTGACACCAGCACACTCCGGCGCAAGATCCCAGGCGCCTTGGATATTGTAACCATTGAGTCAGTTGAGAATGGGGAGTGCCACTCCCCTAACACCCCCAAGATGACCACTTTCCAGGACAGTGAGTTGAGTTACGAGCTCCAGACAGCTATGTCCAACAGCTGCCAGGAGACTTTGACCATTAAGAGCGCTCAAGGCATGTCACGAAGCCAAGAGAGTATCGGCGTGCGATCCCGGGGATCTGGGCACTCTCAGGAGAACATGTTGTCGCAAAGCATCACCTCAAGCCGTTCTCAGGAAAGCTTGGGCAGTGGTGGAAGCAGCAGTGGAAGCAGCGGAGGGCACTCCTCCTCCACACAGGTCCACCTGGGAGAAAACTGTGGTGTTCCTCATGGCCATCCTGGACCAGATAGCTATGGGAAAAGTATTTCTCAGCTCAGTGGCTCAGACGGAGTCAACAGCTATGCCAACGGTGGCGGAGGAAGTCCTTTGAGGGAAAGAAATCTGCCAGAGGGAATGGACCAGTACCAGAGGCCCAATGCAGCCCCATCAGAGCCAACCAGCCCAGGACCAATCCCCTCCCCCTGCACGTCACCTCATACAGCCAGCAAAGGGACAGCCCCCTATGTCTTCATGTACCCCCATGTCTCCTTGAAGTCCCAGCCACCTCCTTCACCTTCTGTGCCAGAGCAAGGCAAGTCTACCCACTTCTCTGCCCAGAGGAGCCTCCTGCAGTCCACAGCCCAGAAAGCTTTTTCTTATCTCCATTCCCACTGTGGCCCCACTGAGCCACCACTGCCTCGTTTGTCCCCAAAGCCAGGGATAGACCAGCAAAACAGCGAGGGTTCAAAGCACAAGAAGCGCTCCCATAGCTTGAACCGTTATGCATTGTCAGATGGGGAGAATGAAGAGGAGGAGCCACCCAGTAACACAGTAGGCTCTTATGCCACCCTGACCAGGCGGCCTGGGCGTAGCCAGGTGCCACGAGCACAGCAGGTGCCAACAGATGGGAAGGTCTTGCGTAGTCAATCCTTTGCTATCCGTGCCAGGAAGAAAGgccctcccccaccccctcccaagcGCCTCAGCTCAGTCTCTAGTGCCCAGGCTGTTGATGCAGAGTGCGAACAGGCTCTCAATTCCTCGTCATCTCAAGATGGAGGTGAAAATTCTCATGAGAGGAGTTGTCCTGTGAGAAACATAGCAGTAGGGCTGGATGgccctggagctgacagaagtcCCACCAAGCCTCTTCAGTCTTCAAAACTTTGTCTGGAGGTAACCAATGGAGCAGCTCAAGGGGAGCTCAACACCACTGAATCCACAAGTGACAGAAGTCAAGTCTTTGAAAGCAGCATTCCCAGGAGACGAACATTCAGCGAACCTGCTGTCACCATGACAGAGGCTCTGCGGCAGAGCCAGGAGGATGTCCGATCAGACACAGAGGAGGAAGGTCAGAGCAAAGAAGACAAGTCCCCTTGCTCTTCCCAGAACAGCTCCAGTGAGTGCATTCCCTTTGCTGAGGAAGGCAACTTGACCATCAAGCAGCGACCAAAGCCTGTTGGGCAGCTCAAGACAGATAGCCCTGCACCAGActccatttctaccccacctcagCCCAGTGGGGAAGAGCAACAAGGGACCATCACCAAGGAAAGCTCTTTGTTGGAGTTCAATCTCACAGAATCTGATACTGTCAAGAGGCGGCCCAGGTGcaaagagagagagcccctccagaacGTGCTGAAGGCATTTGGGATGGCTGCTCCAAATCCAGCCCCTCCAACCTCAGCACCACAGTATGCCCAGGCCCAGACAGTCAGCATCAGTGGACCCTCCCTGCGTGGGGCAGAGTCACCACAGTCACCCTCTGGAGACACTTTAAGTGATGAGAATGTGGAATTCCAGATTGCCGAGATAGAGAAAAGTATCCTATCTCTGGAGAGAGGGATCAAGAAGCCTCCCATCTCCCTGAAGCCAGCCAGCCCTGCCCCACTGCAAATGGAGAGGCCGGGAGGGATGGTCCAGCTGAGGACACCGGCCACAGTGAATG ATGCCTCTGCCAAACATGTTGCTTCAACCAAGCTGGTGTTTTCGGGACCAAAAACAATCTACCAACAAGTCCTGCAGAACTCTCGCACCACGGTTGCCCCCTGGGCAGCCACCGAGATGGCATCAGAAGTGACTGGCACCTATTCCATGAAACTTGGCCTCAGCAACAAGCCCAACATGAGTTTTGGCGTGCCCCTTTCCATGAAGTCTTTGAGTGGATCTCCAGACATGATTCAGGCTCAGCAAAGACTGGAGCAAACCAACTCATCATTGGCATCCACACTTGAAGCTGCGGAAAAGAAAATCTCTGCAGAGAAAGCAGATAG CAGCCACTATGGGACAGCACACACAGCCAAGAACATTCTTGAAGACATCAGCAACATGTTTGATGACTTAGCTGAGCAGCTGGATGCCATGTTGGACTAA